The following coding sequences lie in one Rutidosis leptorrhynchoides isolate AG116_Rl617_1_P2 chromosome 4, CSIRO_AGI_Rlap_v1, whole genome shotgun sequence genomic window:
- the LOC139843656 gene encoding large ribosomal subunit protein eL30-like has protein sequence MVSGKKTKKTHESINNRLALVMKSGKFTLGYKTVLESLRSSKGKLIIVANNCPPLRKSEIEYYAMLARVGVHHYNGNNVDLGTACGKYFRVSCLSIIDAGDSDLIKNLPEDY, from the exons ATGGTTTCAGGAAAGAAGACG AAGAAAACTCACGAGAGCATCAACAACAGGTTGGCTCTTGTAATGAAGAGTGGAAAGTTCACTCTTGGTTACAAGACGGTGCTCGAGTCTCTTAGGAGCTCCAAAG GTAAACTGATAATCGTTGCGAACAATTGTCCACCCTTGAGGAAATCTGAGATCGAGTACTATGCTATGCTTGCCAGGGTTGGCGTTCATCATTACAATGGAA ATAATGTTGATCTTGGTACCGCTTGTGGAAAGTATTTCCGTGTATCCTGCCTAAGTATCATTGATGCAG GTGATTCGGATCTCATTAAGAATCTGCCAGAAGATTACTGA